The Syngnathus typhle isolate RoL2023-S1 ecotype Sweden linkage group LG16, RoL_Styp_1.0, whole genome shotgun sequence genome includes a region encoding these proteins:
- the colec11 gene encoding collectin-11: MKGQKHVQSFLAMYVVTLLTLQTSEGQQLPDETCTIQILVPGLKGEPGEKGPKGAPGRPGRVGPPGQIGQPGLKGQKGIMGHYGKVGPSGIKGIKGDMGDPGPKGPDGEPGIPCECSPIRKMIGEMDIVVAQLSSDLKFIKNAVAGIKETDSKVYLLVKEEKRYSDAERYCQMRGGHLAMPKDESANTALAGYITEAGLSRVYIGVHDLDVEGVFTYVDRSPMSTFSKWRKGEPNNAYDDEDCVEMVASGEWTDVACHPTMFFVCEFDKDVI, translated from the exons atgaaaggaCAGAAGCACGTACAATCATTCCTTGCCATGTATGTAGTGACTTTATTGACGTTACAAACATCAGAAGGACAACAGCTACCAGACGAGACGTGCACCATTCAGATCCTCGTCCCTGGCCTCAAAG GAGAACCGGGAGAGAAAGGACCAAAGGGAGCCCCTGGGAGACCAGGAAGAGTGGGCCCACCGGGGCAAATTG GTCAACCCGGGCTTAAAGGACAGAAAGGTATTATGGGACATTACGGAAAAGTGGGACCTAGTGGAATAAAAG GCATAAAGGGAGACATGGGGGATCCAGGACCGAAAGGCCCAGATGGAGAGCCAG GCATCCCATGTGAATGCTCACCAATAAGAAAGATGATTGGCGAAATGGACATCGTTGTGGCTCAGCTATCTTCAGACTTGAAGTTCATCAAAAATG CTGTCGCTGGCATAAAAGAGACAGACAGTAAGGTGTATCTGCTGGTGAAGGAGGAGAAACGTTACTCGGATGCCGAACGCTATTGCCAGATGAGGGGAGGGCATCTAGCCATGCCCAAGGATGAGAGCGCCAACACGGCCTTGGCGGGCTACATCACTGAAGCGGGTCTAAGCAGAGTCTACATTGGCGTCCACGACCTGGACGTGGAAGGAGTGTTCACCTACGTGGACCGCTCTCCCATGTCCACCTTCAGTAAATGGAGAAAAGGTGAACCCAATAATGCTTATGACGATGAGGATTGCGTTGAAATGGTGGCTTCTGGAGAGTGGACGGATGTTGCGTGCCACCCGACAATGTTTTTTGTATGTGAATTTGACAAGGATGTTATTTGA